One genomic window of Deinococcus ruber includes the following:
- a CDS encoding ATP-binding protein — protein MPSDVSPSAPATQTRKFRVAPAIIRNLIERQAGTFEKALMENVMNAIDAGATRVHVTLDRHGYTVDDDGRGFASIHEIEQYFDTFGFEHEGNALQAGRTYGTFGIGRGQQWNWASTEYRSHTFKMAVDIRSERGLDYLLEDGLQDHPGTVITGTFYEPMSSDVLFRVRSELKNLVKYSLVPITLDGQNISVQPSSETWTLETDDAYLRVTDGSYARVYNIGMLVGRFQVSRCGAAGVIVTKAPLDLNMARNDVMDSDERWKRIRSAMRRLNSEKVQKRKRLTEDDLRVLAQELQQGNVEASHELMQRALLVTDTNGRSITLIDFGRRLHGFMPVMLHDDTSQYGNAYAHAQNLAYVLHPKTLERWDVGTPQAFMDAVRQVFQALQRAFPYDGVYSHMVEILQNNRVVPDLKTLLPNFADERATLVSSDLNASEHAVLRSLNDLVPPLNRAVRTARSAMGLDMPTLGVQRIHVGRSETDRAWWGEKHSLVIDQREIRQALTTSDDFNRLLLLLAQMAFQAGYGGEDTATNSDQRLIFLTEHLPIVTFYADTLKHTVDALYKAGVKPPARLINTLGRLERLSDQEDTGPLDLGDGPTDLT, from the coding sequence ATGCCATCAGATGTCTCCCCGTCCGCTCCTGCCACCCAGACGCGGAAGTTCCGCGTCGCACCCGCCATCATTCGCAACCTGATCGAACGGCAGGCGGGAACGTTTGAAAAAGCGTTGATGGAGAACGTGATGAACGCCATCGACGCGGGTGCGACCCGCGTGCACGTCACGCTGGACCGCCACGGCTATACCGTCGATGACGATGGTCGCGGCTTCGCATCGATCCACGAGATCGAGCAGTATTTCGATACCTTCGGCTTCGAGCATGAAGGGAACGCGCTGCAGGCGGGCCGTACCTACGGCACGTTCGGGATCGGGCGCGGGCAGCAGTGGAATTGGGCCAGTACCGAGTATCGCTCGCACACCTTCAAAATGGCGGTCGACATCCGGAGTGAGCGGGGACTGGACTACCTGCTCGAAGACGGTCTGCAGGACCACCCCGGCACCGTGATTACCGGGACGTTCTACGAGCCGATGAGCAGCGATGTGTTGTTCCGGGTACGCTCGGAACTCAAAAACCTGGTGAAGTACAGCCTGGTTCCGATCACGCTCGACGGGCAGAACATCAGCGTGCAGCCCAGCAGCGAGACGTGGACGCTGGAGACTGACGACGCGTACCTGCGCGTGACGGACGGCTCATACGCCCGGGTGTACAACATCGGCATGCTGGTGGGGCGCTTCCAGGTGTCCCGCTGCGGCGCGGCTGGGGTCATCGTGACCAAAGCGCCGCTGGACCTGAACATGGCCCGCAATGACGTGATGGACAGCGATGAGCGCTGGAAGCGGATTCGCTCGGCCATGCGGCGATTGAACAGCGAGAAGGTGCAGAAGCGCAAACGGCTGACGGAGGACGACCTGCGCGTGTTGGCGCAGGAACTCCAGCAGGGCAACGTGGAAGCGTCGCACGAGCTGATGCAGCGGGCGCTGCTGGTCACGGACACGAACGGGCGCAGCATCACCCTGATTGATTTCGGGCGGCGGCTGCACGGGTTCATGCCGGTGATGCTGCATGACGACACCTCGCAGTACGGGAATGCCTACGCCCACGCGCAGAACCTCGCGTATGTGCTGCATCCCAAGACCTTGGAGCGCTGGGACGTCGGCACCCCGCAGGCGTTCATGGATGCCGTCCGGCAGGTCTTCCAGGCTCTCCAGCGCGCATTCCCATACGACGGGGTCTACAGCCATATGGTGGAGATTCTGCAGAACAACCGGGTGGTGCCCGATCTCAAGACCTTGCTCCCGAACTTCGCTGACGAGCGCGCCACGCTGGTGTCGAGCGATCTGAATGCCAGCGAACACGCGGTGCTCAGGAGCCTGAACGATCTGGTCCCGCCGCTCAACCGCGCCGTCCGGACCGCCCGCAGCGCCATGGGACTGGACATGCCCACCTTGGGTGTCCAGCGGATTCATGTGGGCCGCAGTGAAACTGACCGCGCATGGTGGGGCGAGAAGCACAGCCTGGTGATCGACCAGCGCGAGATCAGGCAGGCGCTCACCACCAGTGACGACTTCAACCGCCTGCTCCTGCTGCTCGCCCAGATGGCCTTCCAGGCAGGCTACGGCGGAGAGGACACCGCCACCAACAGTGATCAGCGACTCATCTTCCTGACCGAACACCTCC
- a CDS encoding AAA family ATPase — MTFQPQKLYGAAPKAFTLFPALRERETIPAALKARHAGPAMRVISSPTLQAMAMLLTGEVELRQAFTLEEGTYQQVLYAGRANGTSWSCLQMHDTLTLTSQTETLPLILLALTASASLPIFEEINVAWKLFLSKAANLNLTLPCTQTQLQQNAAALKDVMIRLCDVLTYTLESHPITIESANPLLRGDVVTPLVLSGMDLPAPPALPLSTPDTGIVGDLTHWLKRGLNVLMTGPTSTFKTTAANRALLNNHAAIFTVAGRPGLEDRDFYGGIYPGASGPEWIPGPVTQAFSSAANGTLTGIVFNEVTRFEALYFNATIGMMDEYSGAELAAQGITLTPQALQDIGLTSQSDGRFYLLTLPNGTQIPCRKELLCFIGTANLGSDYVTTGELDAALLRRFDRHVEMPHPERHEVMPMLIRAAGDAYLADVGYTLEVFTRTQVLDQSGRSDKTSAEGLLLRPMNFSVTRALLDETRELCGRGMPAQVAFLKAAQSTVVPYCVPRQPNGQLDPAALERLTDDIRRYSLGLGQ, encoded by the coding sequence ATGACTTTCCAACCTCAAAAGCTGTACGGAGCAGCTCCGAAAGCCTTCACGCTCTTCCCCGCGCTGAGAGAGCGTGAGACCATCCCAGCGGCCCTGAAAGCCCGCCACGCAGGTCCGGCCATGCGCGTCATCTCCTCCCCGACCCTTCAGGCCATGGCGATGCTGCTGACTGGGGAGGTGGAACTCCGGCAGGCATTCACGCTGGAAGAAGGCACCTATCAGCAGGTGCTGTACGCCGGACGTGCGAATGGAACGAGTTGGAGCTGCTTGCAGATGCACGACACCCTCACGCTGACCAGCCAGACCGAGACGCTGCCACTGATTCTGCTGGCGCTGACCGCCAGCGCTTCCCTGCCGATCTTCGAGGAGATCAACGTGGCGTGGAAGCTCTTCCTCAGCAAAGCAGCGAATCTGAACCTCACCCTGCCCTGCACCCAGACGCAGTTACAGCAGAACGCAGCCGCCCTCAAAGACGTGATGATCCGGCTGTGCGACGTTCTCACGTACACCCTGGAGAGCCACCCCATCACCATCGAGTCAGCCAACCCGCTGCTGCGCGGCGACGTGGTGACACCCCTCGTGCTGTCCGGCATGGACCTGCCAGCCCCGCCTGCGCTGCCGCTTTCCACCCCGGACACTGGAATCGTCGGCGACCTCACCCACTGGCTGAAGCGAGGCCTGAACGTGCTGATGACCGGCCCGACCAGCACCTTCAAAACCACGGCCGCCAACCGCGCCCTGCTGAACAACCACGCCGCGATCTTCACGGTGGCCGGGCGTCCTGGACTGGAAGACCGCGACTTCTACGGCGGCATCTACCCGGGCGCAAGCGGCCCTGAATGGATTCCCGGCCCGGTCACGCAGGCCTTCAGCAGCGCTGCGAACGGCACGCTCACCGGGATCGTCTTCAACGAAGTCACCCGCTTCGAAGCCCTGTACTTCAACGCCACCATCGGCATGATGGATGAGTACTCCGGCGCGGAACTCGCCGCCCAGGGCATCACCCTCACGCCACAGGCGCTGCAGGACATCGGTCTCACCTCCCAGAGCGATGGACGCTTTTACCTGCTGACACTGCCGAACGGCACGCAGATTCCCTGCCGCAAGGAGCTGCTGTGCTTCATCGGCACCGCGAACCTCGGCAGCGACTACGTCACCACCGGGGAACTGGATGCCGCGCTGCTCCGGCGCTTCGACCGGCATGTCGAAATGCCGCACCCGGAACGCCACGAGGTCATGCCGATGCTCATCCGCGCAGCAGGCGACGCATACCTCGCGGACGTCGGTTATACCCTGGAGGTCTTCACCCGCACTCAGGTGCTGGACCAGTCGGGCCGGTCCGACAAAACGAGCGCTGAGGGGCTGCTGCTGCGCCCCATGAACTTCAGCGTCACCCGCGCCCTGCTTGACGAGACCCGCGAGTTATGCGGACGCGGCATGCCCGCTCAGGTCGCATTTCTGAAAGCCGCGCAGAGTACGGTGGTGCCCTACTGCGTGCCGAGGCAGCCAAACGGTCAGCTGGACCCTGCAGCGCTGGAGCGCCTCACAGACGACATCCGCCGCTACTCGCTCGGGCTCGGGCAGTGA
- a CDS encoding SIMPL domain-containing protein, producing MQQQAAHSAATWKTEFLRHCSPHTSQLCTEQLRNTYALVECIMFGNQSIERPFGISVFGSSVMRVEPDIAVIEFSASHKRGNAMEAFLETQKSANAVDTFLKQAGYQEFGSSRIKLESKTRYVNGEDQHTGYLAQVDFRLTLRDLDRLEPLLLGIIEAGANQIDSVDYQVNNLAELRTMARQKAVTAGIRKAEAYCLAANVTLGPIIHITDVNPESFQQRSSHGTKFREVSIDEQDGKGSLNPGSINVGGAVMLAFKIGKSTPANS from the coding sequence ATGCAGCAGCAGGCCGCGCACAGCGCGGCCACCTGGAAAACAGAATTCCTTCGTCACTGCTCACCACATACCTCGCAGCTATGTACTGAGCAGCTGCGAAATACTTATGCTCTGGTAGAATGTATCATGTTCGGAAATCAATCTATTGAACGCCCCTTTGGTATCAGCGTTTTTGGGTCATCTGTAATGCGAGTCGAACCAGATATTGCCGTCATTGAGTTTTCAGCTTCACATAAGCGTGGAAATGCCATGGAAGCCTTTCTCGAAACCCAGAAGTCAGCCAATGCTGTGGACACTTTCTTAAAGCAAGCTGGATACCAGGAATTCGGTTCGTCACGTATCAAACTGGAATCGAAGACGCGGTACGTCAATGGGGAGGATCAACATACAGGCTATCTGGCACAGGTCGATTTTCGTCTGACGCTTCGTGATCTCGACAGACTTGAACCTTTACTTCTTGGGATTATTGAAGCGGGAGCAAATCAGATCGATTCTGTCGATTACCAAGTCAATAACCTGGCTGAGTTGAGGACGATGGCCAGACAAAAGGCCGTCACCGCTGGCATCAGAAAAGCTGAGGCGTATTGTCTTGCGGCAAACGTGACCCTTGGTCCAATAATCCATATTACGGACGTGAATCCCGAATCTTTTCAGCAACGTTCCTCACACGGAACAAAATTCCGTGAAGTCAGTATCGATGAACAGGACGGAAAAGGGAGTCTGAATCCTGGTTCTATCAATGTAGGAGGAGCCGTCATGCTGGCTTTTAAAATTGGAAAGTCCACCCCTGCGAACTCCTGA